One Drosophila kikkawai strain 14028-0561.14 chromosome 3L, DkikHiC1v2, whole genome shotgun sequence genomic window carries:
- the LOC108075038 gene encoding uncharacterized protein — MSGYRNPSITARQRQSRCARMTRHSIFTMKRPIAFQVRKSLVEYVDMELAEMDTSVFYQRIFILAKNAHLTPEETEPESEPEPAQVDQSEAVPLTQPTLEFKEDMIIPMDDVSLSTEEAEEEASLELPSEVNRTSGDQDHEVLTHTFRFSGQETAEEEFVSEEEQQSTRVTGTGKPKDFCDIFIEVLEQLHKQCKEVAITPDPICGLYLYMGEYSLLMLEGSEDMVGCFTQALAKCCNTYWQTNRVFQIEDHITELYTKELIFRRLPAVYLNEKFPTSTPTDEYLMGKQHLIIKDKLHTICRMIWEGEQRETLETRGGSVYDSLEDEEDQTLAKSKSHLLSIDQMPMDIYRKHLPEIQRIDLVLASTRFYYELDGFSKLFGQVPFARDEEGHFWPIPNNYTPPNIFRRTPYDINLTFADYALAASKKRSMSLGSENSGGEEAAEEGAAKEEGADKEEEAAKEETPPKAE, encoded by the coding sequence ATGTCTGGGTACCGGAATCCCTCCATTACCGCCCGGCAGCGGCAGTCGCGATGCGCTCGGATGACCCGGCACTCGATTTTCACCATGAAGCGACCCATAGCCTTCCAGGTGCGCAAGTCCCTGGTGGAGTATGTGGACATGGAGCTGGCAGAGATGGACACATCGGTGTTCTACCAGCGCATCTTCATCCTGGCTAAGAACGCCCATTTGACGCCCGAGGAAACCGAGCCAGAGTCGGAACCGGAACCAGCTCAGGTTGACCAGTCGGAGGCAGTTCCACTAACTCAACCAACGCTCGAGTTCAAGGAGGATATGATCATACCCATGGACGATGTTTCGCTCAGCACGGAGGAGGCAGAGGAGGAGGCAAGTCTGGAACTTCCGTCGGAGGTGAATAGAACCTCTGGCGACCAGGATCACGAGGTGCTTACCCACACGTTTCGCTTCAGCGGTCAAGAAACTGCCGAGGAGGAGTTCGTAAGCGAGGAGGAGCAACAGTCGACCCGTGTAACGGGAACCGGCAAGCCCAAGGATTTCTGTGACATCTTTATTGAGGTTTTGGAGCAGCTGCATAAGCAGTGCAAGGAGGTGGCCATCACCCCGGATCCCATTTGTGGCCTGTACCTGTACATGGGCGAGTACAGTCTTCTGATGCTGGAGGGCTCGGAGGACATGGTGGGTTGTTTCACCCAGGCCTTGGCCAAGTGCTGCAACACCTACTGGCAGACGAACCGTGTCTTCCAGATCGAGGATCACATCACGGAACTGTACACCAAGGAGTTGATCTTTCGCCGCTTGCCGGCCGTCTATCTTAACGAGAAGTTCCCCACCTCGACGCCCACAGACGAGTACCTGATGGGCAAGCAGCATCTGATCATCAAGGACAAGCTTCACACGATTTGCCGGATGATATGGGAGGGGGAACAGCGGGAGACTCTGGAGACGCGCGGGGGTTCTGTCTACGACAGTTTGGAAGACGAGGAGGATCAGACCTTGGCGAAATCAAAGTCACATTTGTTGTCAATCGACCAGATGCCGATGGATATATACCGTAAGCATCTACCAGAGATCCAGCGCATCGATCTTGTGCTGGCTTCGACGAGATTCTACTATGAGCTGGATGGCTTTTCCAAGCTCTTTGGTCAGGTACCCTTTGCCCGGGATGAGGAGGGGCACTTCTGGCCCATTCCCAACAACTATACACCGCCGAATATCTTCCGTCGCACGCCGTACGACATCAATCTCACCTTCGCGGACTATGCGTTGGCTGCCAGCAAGAAAAGGTCAATGAGCTTGGGTTCGGAAAATTCTGGAGGTGAAGAAGCCGCCGAGGAGGGAGCGGCCAAGGAGGAGGGAGCTGATAAGGAGGAGGAAGCAGCCAAGGAGGAGACGCCTCCAAAAGCCGAATGA